A genome region from Methanobacterium bryantii includes the following:
- a CDS encoding NAD(P)H-dependent oxidoreductase, protein MNIIVILGHPTKGSFNHVIADTAVSKLRENGHEVIYHDLYAEKFDPLLSGEEIPKEAELDPLIEKHCREIKDADGIIIIHPNWWGQPPAILKGYVDRIIRAGVAYEFLEGDDGEGVPNGLLKAETALVFNTSNTPEIREREIFGDPLENIWKNCIFDLCGVKNFYREMYQVVVTSSLKKRHLWLENVAKTVELYFPPEK, encoded by the coding sequence ATGAATATAATAGTAATTTTAGGTCATCCGACCAAAGGAAGTTTTAATCATGTCATTGCAGATACAGCTGTATCCAAACTGCGTGAAAATGGTCATGAAGTTATATACCATGACCTGTATGCTGAAAAATTTGATCCATTACTTTCAGGTGAAGAAATCCCTAAAGAAGCAGAATTAGATCCTCTTATTGAAAAACACTGCAGGGAGATTAAAGATGCAGATGGAATAATTATTATCCACCCCAACTGGTGGGGGCAGCCTCCAGCTATTTTAAAAGGTTATGTAGATCGGATCATACGTGCAGGTGTGGCCTATGAGTTTTTAGAAGGTGATGATGGAGAAGGAGTTCCCAACGGCCTGTTAAAAGCTGAAACCGCCCTTGTATTTAACACGTCCAATACACCCGAGATAAGGGAAAGGGAAATATTTGGTGATCCACTCGAAAACATCTGGAAAAACTGCATATTCGATCTATGCGGAGTTAAAAACTTTTACAGGGAAATGTATCAAGTTGTTGTTACAAGCAGCCTAAAAAAACGGCATTTATGGCTTGAAAACGTTGCGAAAACTGTTGAACTGTATTTTCCACCAGAAAAATGA
- a CDS encoding pyridoxamine 5'-phosphate oxidase family protein: MPVTGGIKYYSVIGFGKTHFIEDNGEKEDTLNIIMQKYSNKPNETFEYSKSTLDKTTVIKVEVESLTGKKSGY, from the coding sequence ATGCCTGTAACTGGGGGAATAAAATATTACAGCGTAATTGGTTTTGGAAAGACTCATTTTATAGAAGATAATGGTGAAAAAGAAGATACATTAAATATTATAATGCAAAAATACAGTAACAAACCAAATGAAACATTTGAATATTCAAAATCAACTCTTGATAAAACCACTGTAATTAAGGTTGAGGTAGAGAGTTTAACCGGGAAAAAATCAGGATACTGA
- a CDS encoding TetR/AcrR family transcriptional regulator — protein sequence MKNQANDSKTEKKSTKEKIFDVSLDLFSQKGFDGVSVREIAREVGIRESSIYNHYRNKEAIMDAIIDYFMSELQQSGPPEEVGELLMDQGPEVFFEVGARMYIEQVNTPKMEKIWRLVSVEMYHNEKIRNFYKKELLEGPINIWEATFTKMIEKRLIKPVNPRTLAYEYFSFAIYLFFEYFVLKYDEDFDSFMDLALEKMNNHTKFLLKAIKV from the coding sequence ATGAAAAATCAAGCTAATGACTCAAAAACTGAAAAAAAATCAACTAAAGAAAAAATATTTGATGTATCCCTTGATCTTTTCTCACAAAAAGGTTTTGACGGGGTTTCAGTTCGTGAAATTGCAAGAGAAGTTGGAATAAGGGAAAGTTCAATATACAACCATTACAGAAACAAAGAAGCAATAATGGATGCTATCATTGACTATTTTATGTCTGAACTTCAGCAGAGCGGTCCACCTGAAGAAGTGGGGGAGTTATTAATGGATCAAGGTCCTGAAGTGTTTTTTGAGGTGGGGGCCAGAATGTATATAGAACAGGTTAATACTCCTAAAATGGAAAAAATCTGGCGTTTAGTTTCTGTTGAGATGTATCATAATGAAAAAATAAGGAATTTCTACAAAAAAGAACTTTTAGAAGGACCAATAAATATTTGGGAAGCCACATTCACTAAAATGATAGAAAAAAGACTTATAAAACCAGTTAATCCTAGAACACTGGCATATGAATATTTTTCATTTGCAATATATCTCTTCTTTGAGTATTTTGTCTTAAAATATGATGAAGACTTTGATTCATTTATGGATCTAGCTTTAGAAAAGATGAATAACCATACAAAATTCCTTTTGAAAGCTATAAAAGTTTAA
- a CDS encoding polysaccharide pyruvyl transferase family protein, producing the protein MKKNLKVLLLGYNGANNTGSEARLLAIIEDIRAILGNEALITIPTLNKENLERYLKEDKFLKVAPISSIFFFDIRKLVKEHDVLLLVEGSCYMDTWTSALLWAFLWATKCAKDFKKPSIAYAVDVGHLSSFNRWLVKREASKTDLILTRTESAAQELQKIGVKAPIQTTADCAFTFKTEKDDDEILKEIWPESDSGVVGLAPIDFYLWPVVMRPWGKKENLYKWPYYYSRSKSRVDGSERLALKWAEEADRIIEKRGKRVALICMEELDEPLAVCIKNKMKKPEMVKIFSSRKYNASTMTSILRSLELLVTSRYHAGVLSLEAQVLQIAIGHDTRLRGFYKELGLENYLLDYMSSEIWYKLEEKVNELLENPEAQQKLLKDGFIQHIGRARKNPEILKGFLQERGWKVKT; encoded by the coding sequence ATGAAGAAAAATCTTAAAGTCCTTTTACTTGGATACAACGGTGCCAATAACACGGGATCTGAAGCAAGGTTACTTGCTATAATAGAAGATATAAGGGCAATTCTGGGTAATGAAGCCCTTATTACTATTCCAACATTAAATAAAGAAAATTTAGAACGTTACCTTAAAGAGGACAAGTTTTTGAAGGTTGCTCCAATATCTTCGATTTTCTTTTTTGATATAAGAAAACTGGTTAAAGAACATGATGTTCTTTTGCTAGTTGAGGGAAGCTGCTACATGGATACCTGGACTTCAGCACTTTTATGGGCTTTTTTATGGGCTACTAAATGTGCAAAAGATTTTAAAAAGCCAAGTATTGCATATGCAGTGGATGTAGGTCATTTATCTTCTTTTAACAGGTGGTTAGTTAAACGAGAAGCCAGCAAAACTGATCTGATTTTAACTAGGACTGAATCCGCAGCCCAGGAACTCCAAAAAATAGGGGTTAAAGCTCCTATCCAGACAACGGCCGATTGTGCATTTACATTCAAAACTGAAAAAGATGATGATGAAATTTTAAAGGAAATATGGCCCGAATCAGATTCTGGAGTCGTGGGTCTGGCACCAATTGATTTTTATTTGTGGCCAGTGGTGATGCGGCCATGGGGCAAAAAGGAGAACCTGTATAAATGGCCTTACTATTATTCACGTTCAAAATCGAGAGTTGATGGAAGCGAACGATTAGCTCTTAAATGGGCTGAAGAAGCGGACCGTATAATTGAAAAACGTGGTAAAAGGGTAGCATTAATTTGTATGGAAGAACTGGATGAACCGCTGGCTGTATGTATAAAGAACAAAATGAAGAAGCCGGAAATGGTAAAAATATTTTCATCAAGAAAGTACAATGCATCTACAATGACAAGTATCCTCAGAAGTCTTGAACTTCTTGTAACTTCTCGTTATCATGCAGGTGTCTTATCGCTTGAAGCTCAGGTTCTGCAGATAGCTATAGGGCATGACACTCGTCTTAGGGGATTTTATAAAGAATTGGGGTTAGAAAATTATTTATTAGATTACATGTCGTCTGAAATCTGGTATAAATTAGAGGAAAAAGTTAATGAACTGCTTGAGAATCCTGAAGCACAACAGAAACTACTGAAAGATGGATTTATTCAGCACATTGGCCGTGCTCGTAAAAATCCAGAAATTCTTAAGGGTTTTCTCCAAGAGAGAGGGTGGAAGGTGAAAACATGA
- a CDS encoding AMP-binding protein, translating to MNKVVLLTGANGFLGTQVALRLLRSYNYKIIALIRGNDKQHATNRLSRAWWEFPELLDELGNRIHVLNGDITRTELGIEKQEYKSLIQTVTHIIHTAADWKLKSSLEELQKINVHGTENILKLAQLAHEDHGLERFSHVSTAYVAGGKKGVVSEDSLTSKYGFLSDYEKTKFESEVLVRKSGFDVSIFRPSMIVGDSSTGYIKTFNTVYVPLRLYLSRKLKIIPVSRSMKINLVPVDYVADSIVKLTFDREAVNKTFHLTAPVESLPTLEELIEFVRKWSDENMDIKLSTPIYMPLNVSLLQKISSHGYLFGKGTDKLLETVNTLSPYFNENREYLRDNAGEILGPYRYKWQNFLPKLIEFAVYHGFLHRSDRTVHEQVLFRLQRSSRPVKYYDIVKGEIKESSATDIYQNILSASKALQSMGINKGDKVAVAGYNSTKYLILDIAIGIIGAVSVPIYYTSPLNEIKEILDDSSARILFAGTPQILNDLNEFDSHISVVSLCKQSVDRDLEVISWEDFLKKGEEVNKVIDVHLNFDDTATIRYTSGTTGKPRGVMFTHGNLRWMAEFIASMPPWKDRTSEISYLSFLPMNHVVEGIMGTYAPYYAPASLNLYFLENFHDLEESLQKVRPNVFFSVPRFYEKVWCSVLESRIGQIYISSSGILKTVLGKLIKREILKKAGLDRCAQLIVGSAPVSDELLKYYHELGIEVHNAYGLTEAPLITINRIGKNRIGTVGEPLPDTYIKIDGDGEILINGPQVMSGYFKDDSDSLEDGWLHTGDLGYETPEDSLVITGRRKEVLVNSYGKTISPLKIEVMLKNISGIEEAMVIGDGKPYCSAFLWAESNLEGIDEAIGEINTQLSRPEEIKKWVVLNNDLSIGTDLTANLKLKRKSISKRYEDIINFIYGSGAKPDSILHFGSIEVDS from the coding sequence ATGAATAAAGTTGTACTTTTAACAGGGGCAAATGGGTTTTTAGGTACTCAAGTTGCTCTAAGACTTCTCAGGAGTTATAACTATAAAATTATAGCTTTAATAAGGGGCAATGATAAACAACATGCTACAAACAGGCTTTCTCGAGCATGGTGGGAATTTCCAGAACTTTTAGATGAATTAGGTAATAGGATTCATGTATTAAATGGAGATATTACCAGAACTGAATTAGGAATAGAAAAGCAGGAATATAAAAGCCTGATTCAAACGGTTACCCATATAATTCACACTGCTGCAGACTGGAAATTAAAATCTTCCCTTGAGGAACTCCAGAAAATCAACGTGCATGGAACTGAAAATATACTGAAATTAGCTCAGCTAGCTCATGAAGACCATGGATTAGAAAGATTTTCTCATGTATCTACAGCTTATGTTGCAGGTGGAAAAAAAGGCGTTGTATCTGAAGATTCTTTGACCTCAAAATATGGGTTTTTAAGTGATTATGAAAAGACCAAGTTTGAAAGTGAGGTCCTTGTGAGAAAATCTGGATTTGATGTATCTATCTTTCGTCCAAGCATGATTGTAGGTGATTCTTCTACAGGATACATTAAAACATTTAATACGGTATATGTACCTCTCAGGCTTTATTTAAGCAGAAAATTAAAAATAATCCCTGTTTCCAGATCAATGAAAATAAATTTAGTGCCTGTAGATTACGTTGCAGATTCAATTGTAAAGCTTACTTTTGATCGGGAGGCCGTAAATAAGACTTTTCACTTAACTGCACCTGTTGAATCGCTCCCTACCCTTGAAGAACTTATTGAATTTGTAAGGAAATGGAGTGATGAGAATATGGATATTAAGCTTAGTACTCCAATTTACATGCCATTAAATGTTTCATTACTCCAAAAAATCTCATCTCATGGCTATTTATTTGGAAAAGGAACAGATAAATTACTTGAAACAGTAAATACTCTTTCTCCTTATTTTAATGAAAATAGAGAATACTTGAGAGATAATGCTGGGGAAATACTGGGGCCATATAGATATAAATGGCAGAATTTCCTACCTAAACTCATTGAATTCGCTGTTTATCATGGTTTCTTACATAGATCTGATCGTACAGTTCATGAACAGGTTTTATTCAGACTTCAAAGGAGCAGCAGGCCTGTTAAATATTATGACATCGTTAAAGGTGAAATTAAAGAATCCAGTGCAACTGACATTTATCAAAACATACTATCTGCTTCAAAAGCCCTTCAGAGCATGGGAATTAACAAGGGAGATAAAGTAGCAGTGGCTGGTTATAACAGTACAAAGTATCTCATATTAGATATTGCAATTGGCATTATAGGCGCAGTAAGCGTACCTATTTATTATACGAGCCCTTTAAATGAAATTAAGGAAATACTGGACGACAGCAGTGCAAGAATTCTTTTTGCAGGCACTCCTCAAATTTTAAATGATTTAAATGAATTTGATTCTCACATTTCAGTTGTTTCACTATGCAAACAAAGTGTTGATAGGGATTTGGAGGTTATTTCATGGGAAGACTTCCTTAAAAAAGGAGAAGAAGTAAATAAAGTGATTGATGTTCATTTAAACTTTGATGACACTGCCACTATACGTTATACTTCCGGAACAACTGGAAAACCTAGGGGAGTTATGTTTACTCATGGGAACCTCCGTTGGATGGCAGAATTCATAGCTTCTATGCCTCCTTGGAAGGATAGAACCTCTGAAATATCTTACCTTTCGTTTCTTCCAATGAACCATGTGGTGGAAGGAATTATGGGAACTTATGCTCCTTATTATGCTCCTGCATCTTTAAACCTTTATTTTCTGGAGAATTTTCATGATCTTGAAGAATCTCTTCAGAAAGTGAGACCCAATGTATTCTTTTCAGTGCCGCGTTTCTATGAAAAGGTATGGTGCAGTGTATTGGAATCCAGAATAGGGCAAATTTACATTAGTTCTTCTGGAATCTTGAAGACAGTTCTGGGAAAATTAATTAAGAGGGAAATTCTTAAAAAGGCAGGCCTCGACAGGTGTGCTCAATTAATCGTTGGTTCTGCACCTGTAAGTGATGAACTACTCAAATACTATCATGAACTTGGTATTGAAGTTCATAATGCCTATGGATTAACTGAAGCGCCGCTTATAACCATTAATAGAATTGGAAAAAATAGAATAGGGACAGTAGGTGAACCTCTCCCTGATACCTATATTAAAATAGATGGAGACGGTGAAATACTTATAAACGGGCCACAGGTAATGTCAGGCTATTTTAAAGATGATTCAGATTCTTTAGAGGATGGATGGCTCCATACTGGTGATCTGGGATATGAAACCCCTGAAGACAGTCTTGTAATTACCGGCCGTAGAAAGGAGGTCCTGGTTAATTCTTATGGGAAAACGATAAGCCCCCTCAAAATAGAAGTGATGCTTAAAAATATCTCTGGAATCGAAGAGGCTATGGTAATTGGTGACGGAAAGCCTTACTGCAGCGCTTTTTTATGGGCAGAGTCAAATCTTGAAGGAATCGATGAAGCTATCGGTGAAATAAATACTCAACTTTCTCGTCCAGAAGAAATTAAAAAATGGGTTGTTTTAAATAATGATCTTTCAATAGGTACTGATTTAACTGCAAACCTCAAACTTAAAAGAAAATCTATTTCAAAGCGTTATGAAGACATTATTAATTTTATTTATGGATCTGGAGCTAAACCTGACAGTATATTACACTTTGGCAGCATTGAGGTGGATTCATGA
- a CDS encoding L-2-amino-thiazoline-4-carboxylic acid hydrolase: MSIRLKLASIWLPDFILKRELDNVSRKTITGLDDLLKEHASLKMETVTLNGKLEQRRSSMATAHNERVKILIQELGYQKAVKLGRSAMFEIGCKLGKEARRKLGVGNNFNDLETAAGILYKILGIEFKIENKDGNMVMVVNRCFLSKYYSPESCMILSAADEGVVCGLNENIGMQFKERITEGAPECIACINEVKL; the protein is encoded by the coding sequence ATGAGCATTCGGCTAAAACTTGCCTCAATTTGGCTTCCAGATTTCATTTTAAAGAGAGAACTGGACAATGTATCTCGAAAAACGATAACTGGGCTTGATGATCTTTTAAAAGAGCATGCATCTCTAAAAATGGAAACAGTAACTTTAAATGGAAAACTTGAACAGAGAAGATCTTCAATGGCCACGGCACATAATGAACGTGTTAAAATATTGATTCAGGAGTTAGGGTATCAAAAAGCTGTTAAACTTGGAAGAAGTGCCATGTTTGAAATTGGCTGTAAGCTAGGAAAAGAGGCCCGCCGAAAACTGGGAGTGGGAAATAATTTTAATGATCTTGAAACTGCAGCGGGAATACTTTACAAGATACTGGGGATAGAATTTAAAATAGAAAATAAGGATGGAAATATGGTAATGGTAGTAAACAGATGTTTTTTATCTAAATATTATTCTCCTGAGTCCTGCATGATTTTAAGCGCTGCAGATGAAGGGGTAGTATGTGGTTTAAATGAAAATATAGGTATGCAGTTTAAAGAAAGAATTACTGAGGGTGCACCTGAGTGTATAGCTTGTATAAATGAGGTAAAACTATGA
- a CDS encoding GMC family oxidoreductase N-terminal domain-containing protein has protein sequence MRAIVVGTGAGGATAARELANAGFEVIILEAGKEFKPFRRLLQVAGPLRRTGLLGNEKTITRMFPPMDTMRSSDDLVLVRGMTTGGSTVLSCGNIVRADHGLKEIGLDLTPEFEKIEKDIGVTEFPRERWQPVTEKMFEAAQKLGLEPKVTPKAVDSIKCVSCGLCELGCTTDARWDSRRFLSDAVDAGAKLYTSSPVEKVIIEKGHAKGVIVGSKTIHADIVVLAAGGIGTAQMLKASGLPAKDNLWVDIVLTLGGVLKGANQIKEPPMAWYTKHEDYILSPYLDILSHWFHKPWRNVSIEDRVGVMVKLADIEEGAVFADGKVQKTIKKEDYTRLDDAIGEAKKIMEYAGVSGPYINGVHNGGHLGGTVPLTKDDVDSMKPSWLPKGLWVADLSLAPRSQGLPTILLASAMARRVAGKISEEYRTNEITL, from the coding sequence ATGAGGGCAATAGTGGTAGGAACTGGAGCTGGAGGGGCGACAGCGGCGCGTGAATTAGCGAATGCTGGATTTGAAGTAATAATTCTGGAAGCAGGAAAAGAATTTAAACCTTTCAGACGGCTTTTACAGGTAGCAGGTCCTCTTAGGAGAACCGGCCTTTTAGGAAATGAAAAAACAATCACGAGAATGTTTCCACCTATGGACACTATGCGTTCATCGGATGATCTGGTACTTGTTAGGGGTATGACCACTGGTGGTTCTACTGTACTTTCATGCGGTAACATAGTACGTGCAGACCACGGTTTAAAAGAAATAGGCTTAGATCTTACCCCTGAATTTGAAAAAATTGAAAAAGATATTGGCGTAACTGAATTTCCCCGAGAAAGGTGGCAGCCTGTAACAGAAAAGATGTTTGAAGCCGCTCAAAAACTTGGATTAGAACCAAAGGTAACTCCTAAAGCTGTTGATTCAATTAAATGTGTATCATGCGGATTATGCGAACTTGGGTGTACTACCGACGCGCGGTGGGATTCTCGAAGGTTTTTAAGTGATGCAGTTGATGCAGGCGCTAAGTTATATACTTCGTCGCCAGTTGAAAAAGTTATAATAGAAAAAGGTCATGCTAAAGGAGTCATAGTAGGATCAAAGACTATCCATGCAGATATTGTGGTTTTAGCTGCAGGTGGAATTGGAACTGCACAGATGTTAAAAGCTTCAGGCCTGCCTGCTAAAGATAATTTATGGGTTGATATCGTCCTTACATTGGGAGGAGTTCTTAAAGGGGCAAATCAGATTAAAGAACCACCTATGGCGTGGTATACAAAGCATGAAGATTATATTCTCTCTCCTTATTTAGATATCCTTTCCCACTGGTTCCATAAACCATGGAGAAATGTATCTATAGAAGATAGAGTTGGCGTAATGGTAAAACTTGCAGATATAGAAGAGGGGGCAGTTTTTGCAGATGGAAAAGTGCAGAAAACTATAAAAAAAGAGGATTATACCCGTCTTGATGATGCGATTGGAGAAGCTAAAAAAATTATGGAATATGCAGGTGTTTCAGGCCCCTATATTAATGGTGTGCATAATGGGGGGCATTTAGGAGGTACAGTACCACTTACTAAAGATGATGTTGATTCAATGAAGCCTTCATGGCTGCCAAAAGGTTTGTGGGTAGCTGACTTATCACTGGCACCTCGTTCGCAGGGTTTACCTACAATATTACTTGCTTCAGCCATGGCACGTAGGGTGGCAGGAAAGATATCTGAAGAATATAGGACAAATGAAATAACATTGTAA
- a CDS encoding flavodoxin family protein: MKILAIMGSPRNKGNTYKVTRGVEERMKQLGNVEFEYLFLKDADLKMCRGCFNCVKNGEELCPIKDSRAEIENKMFEADGVILASPVYCENVSGLMKNFIDRFSFVFHRPRFFDQKLMVLATSAGGGLKETIDYLKKLQIWGFGTPVELSVITPPWPQSDALQKKNEKNINNAAEEFYQKLQEGRQPPNFMQYMHFRFLKETSKLGYLPADLEFYKDKGEFFYDTSVSPLKKIFAPLIMKFAFFMMRDMEPKS, translated from the coding sequence ATGAAGATATTGGCAATAATGGGGAGCCCTCGGAATAAAGGAAATACTTATAAAGTTACTCGAGGAGTTGAAGAAAGAATGAAACAGTTGGGCAATGTTGAGTTTGAATATTTATTTTTAAAAGACGCAGATTTGAAGATGTGCAGGGGGTGTTTTAACTGCGTTAAGAATGGTGAGGAATTGTGCCCTATAAAAGATAGTCGGGCAGAAATTGAAAATAAAATGTTTGAGGCGGATGGTGTAATACTCGCGTCCCCTGTATACTGTGAAAATGTAAGCGGGCTTATGAAGAACTTCATTGACAGGTTTTCATTTGTATTCCACAGGCCTAGATTTTTTGATCAAAAACTCATGGTTTTAGCAACCAGTGCAGGTGGAGGACTAAAAGAGACCATTGATTATCTTAAAAAGCTTCAAATCTGGGGATTTGGAACTCCTGTTGAGCTTAGTGTGATAACACCACCGTGGCCTCAGTCTGATGCTCTTCAGAAAAAGAATGAGAAAAACATAAACAATGCAGCTGAAGAGTTTTACCAGAAACTTCAGGAAGGAAGGCAGCCCCCTAATTTCATGCAGTACATGCACTTTAGATTCTTAAAGGAAACTTCTAAATTGGGATATCTTCCAGCAGATCTTGAATTTTATAAAGATAAGGGCGAATTTTTTTATGATACTAGTGTAAGTCCTTTAAAAAAGATATTTGCACCATTAATCATGAAATTTGCATTTTTCATGATGAGGGACATGGAGCCAAAGAGTTAG
- a CDS encoding SRPBCC domain-containing protein, whose protein sequence is MKEIYTEIEINAPVSIVWSILTDFDDFSRWNPFIRKISGKLQEGAQIEVFIILPNSNGMKFRPKILTYDPEKELRWLGNFWIPKLFDGEHSLVINEISENKVLFIQKERFSGLFVPFFSGTLKDTESSFEMMNHALKEEAENRYNNQVN, encoded by the coding sequence ATGAAGGAGATCTATACGGAGATCGAAATAAACGCTCCTGTAAGTATTGTCTGGAGTATTCTCACAGACTTCGATGATTTTTCGAGATGGAACCCATTTATCAGGAAAATATCTGGAAAACTGCAGGAAGGGGCGCAAATTGAGGTTTTTATAATCCTTCCTAATTCAAATGGGATGAAATTCAGGCCTAAAATATTAACTTATGATCCAGAAAAAGAATTAAGGTGGTTGGGGAATTTTTGGATTCCAAAACTGTTTGACGGTGAGCATAGTTTAGTTATTAATGAAATAAGTGAAAATAAAGTGTTATTTATACAAAAAGAAAGGTTCAGCGGCTTGTTTGTTCCATTTTTCTCTGGAACACTAAAAGATACAGAATCTAGTTTTGAAATGATGAATCATGCTCTAAAAGAGGAAGCGGAGAATAGATATAATAATCAAGTTAATTAA
- a CDS encoding PadR family transcriptional regulator: MKCCEMKGYLTYLILWIIGKNSMNGAQIGRELEKRRGTKPSPGTIYPALKELKKKGLIEIDENKNYSLTVEGKKELKSSCKFFCNIFYDMNEMSDFCE; this comes from the coding sequence ATGAAATGCTGTGAAATGAAGGGCTATTTAACATACCTGATACTGTGGATTATAGGTAAAAATAGCATGAACGGGGCCCAAATCGGCAGAGAATTAGAAAAACGGAGAGGTACAAAGCCAAGTCCCGGCACTATATACCCTGCACTTAAGGAATTGAAAAAGAAAGGCCTGATTGAAATTGATGAAAATAAAAATTATTCTTTAACTGTGGAAGGTAAAAAAGAATTAAAATCATCTTGTAAATTTTTCTGCAATATATTTTATGATATGAATGAAATGTCTGATTTTTGTGAATAG
- a CDS encoding carboxymuconolactone decarboxylase family protein, protein MENDRYKRGWSKLEEVDGNAGEVVLESLKDIAPDLGKYIIEYGFGDIYSRDGTDLRQKEIAVVAALTAMGNAAPQLKVHINGSLNVGCSVDEIVEVIIQMSSYSGFPSSLNAVTVLKEVVKDRNITITPVKKDKSEDRFSTGSEELSKLKSDQVQILKDNLDDIAPDMVEYIVAYGYGDIYSRKSLDVKMRQIATIAALTAMGTAEPQLAFHIGAGLNVGLTKEEIIETIVLMNIYAGFPASLNGIAVAKKVFTDL, encoded by the coding sequence ATGGAAAATGATAGATACAAAAGAGGATGGTCAAAATTAGAAGAAGTTGATGGGAATGCAGGAGAAGTTGTATTAGAAAGTTTAAAAGATATTGCTCCTGATTTAGGTAAATATATTATCGAATATGGGTTTGGAGATATTTATTCTAGAGACGGCACTGATTTAAGGCAAAAAGAGATTGCAGTTGTAGCCGCCTTAACTGCAATGGGAAATGCTGCACCTCAATTAAAAGTCCATATTAATGGATCACTAAATGTAGGATGTTCTGTAGATGAAATCGTAGAGGTTATAATACAAATGTCAAGTTACAGCGGGTTTCCAAGCTCATTAAATGCAGTTACTGTGTTGAAGGAAGTTGTAAAGGATCGAAACATAACTATAACTCCTGTTAAGAAGGATAAAAGTGAAGATAGATTTTCTACTGGATCTGAAGAGTTATCTAAGTTAAAAAGTGATCAGGTGCAGATATTGAAGGATAACCTGGATGATATTGCTCCAGATATGGTTGAATATATCGTTGCGTATGGTTATGGAGATATTTACAGCAGAAAAAGTTTAGATGTTAAGATGAGGCAAATTGCCACAATTGCTGCACTTACGGCTATGGGTACAGCTGAACCTCAGCTTGCTTTTCATATTGGTGCCGGATTAAATGTTGGATTAACAAAAGAAGAAATAATTGAAACCATAGTGCTTATGAATATTTATGCTGGATTTCCTGCATCATTAAATGGCATTGCTGTGGCAAAAAAAGTGTTTACAGATCTTTAG
- a CDS encoding flavin reductase family protein, which yields MKRSRYATPIFIIGTHDEEGNPNAINAILREMSCSDPQHISISIKETTSTHKNILYNEAFTVNIPSQTYIDEIDDLKIECGKHEDKFTSSGLTPVKSELVDAPYVMEFPLALECKLVNATEMGLCTSFTGEILDAKWIESSC from the coding sequence ATGAAAAGAAGTAGATACGCAACTCCAATTTTTATAATTGGAACTCATGATGAAGAAGGTAATCCAAATGCTATAAATGCTATATTAAGGGAGATGTCATGTTCTGATCCTCAGCATATTTCAATTTCTATAAAAGAAACTACCAGTACACATAAAAATATTCTATATAATGAAGCTTTTACTGTAAATATCCCATCTCAGACTTATATTGATGAAATAGATGATTTAAAAATAGAATGTGGAAAACATGAAGATAAATTTACCTCAAGTGGATTAACTCCTGTTAAAAGTGAACTTGTAGATGCCCCATATGTCATGGAGTTTCCCCTAGCTTTAGAATGTAAACTTGTTAATGCAACTGAAATGGGATTATGCACCAGTTTTACAGGTGAAATTCTGGATGCGAAATGGATAGAGAGTTCATGTTGA